CCAAGAGCAGCTCAGGTCAGCTTTGGAATTGTCCCTGCGTTTTGGATTGGCTCCTCTGCTTTTTGGACTTTCTTCTCCATCCACACCATTCTTTACTAATCCTATACTAGTTATTTTAATCTTTATCTGACTCATTCCATGGTACTAATTGTGCATAGGTAGATTGACTTGACAATTTGTCATGTTTATTTATGCAGTAGATTGCCTAGTAGCTGTACACACTCACCTGCTGCTATGCCACCTGCAACTTCCTCTACATTAGTGGGCATGGCTGCTCATCTCCTGCGCTCATCGCCATCACCCACGGTTGCTCTGCTCCTACACTCCGACTTGCCTTGTCGCGCCGCCAACACACAGATCCTATCTTCACTTGGAAATCATCAGAAAACCCTTTTTTTGCTGCTGTTAACCTACACGTTTACATATGCCAATGCTATGCTCCTTAGTTTATATTCCCTCtctaaagaaatataagagtgctTAGaccactaaagtagtgatctaaatgctcttgtATTTCTTTACCGAGGGAGTACTTTGGAAGTTGAAGCGAGTGGATATTGGTCGCCGACGCATTTTCTGCCGACCTGGCAGTACCGCCTATTATACTTTGGAAGTTGAGGGTGTTTTGGAGAAGCTGATGTGTGGCACGGGAATGTGTGGCCAAGGATTAGTTTTTGGTTAGGTCTGTCCCTCCCGTGCAGTTCTGTGATTTGTTGACTTGGCAAAGCAAAGCGCATTGTTTGGTATTACCTCATGGTGGGGGACAATTTGTTCCCCATTTGAAAGCAGTCCTTGATGGCATCACCAGCATATATGTGAATCCATCAGCAGCTACCTTATTAATTATTCTAAGATACCTCAACACAAATTTTATGAAAAAATATCACCAAGTTCCATAGTTTACGTAATATACCATTTGTACATACAAAATAACAATTTATGTGCGTATAAAATAAAATACATGCACCCAAATGATTTTTTTACAAAAATCAATTTAAGGTATCTAGTAATAATTAATAAGGTGTATTAAAAATAATAATGAGGTATAGTGGTATCATTTATGTGGTATATGAAGAGCGAGAGTACGTACTCCCAGGAGTGCACATGAGTTTTCATATGTTTACACAAGACATGGGATACAAGGAAACGAAATATAGCCTAATAGGACTCCCAGACTTAATGCTAATACTCCTTACAGTCCAGGCCGTCCATACATAGTTGGAGCCATTTTTTATTTGCTTCGAGTCATAAACATGATGGCATCATAACACAAATAAAATGGGAGGTTAAGAAATCAAGGTTGCTGTCGCTTTTTCCATTCTTGAATTGCAAAGCGGAGGGCGTTGTTTGGTATCAACTCATGGTGCGCGAAGCTGACGCGGGTCACGGGGGACATTTTGTTCCCCATTTTAAACCAACACTTGATGGCCGCACCTTCGTACGTGTATCCATCGGCAGCAATGTGTGGATCCTTCATGATCTCCTAAAAAAATATAATGGAGATGCAAGTTTATTACatcaaacttggagtagaaatTAACTAATCTAGCTAGTGACTAAATTGTAAAGGTTGTAGGTGATTAGTCAGGAAAACATAAGATAACCATTTTTTAAAGAGAGGGAAACATAAGATACTCATTTCTTTGATTAGTTAACCGACCTGTGTTGTTGGACATATGAGAAACTTTGGTGGCATGCGTTTATCATCTGGACAGTTCATCATAGCTTCCAAGACATCCCAAACCTCCTTTCTGAGATCAGGCTGCTCCTTTCGTTCATAACGACAACATCTCAGTGCTAGTTTTGCCAACTCTTTAGTGTACTTAGGTGGCCATTCCCCAGCAGAAGTGTCAATTATGTCTTGCAACTTATCTTTTCTTAATGCTCCCTCCACAACATGTGGAAGGCCTAGGGGGCTCTTGCTAGTTAGCAATCGCATCAGCACTACTCCAAAGGAGTAGACGTCATATTGTGCCGTGAGCTCCCCTGAGGCAATATATACTGGATCCATGTATCCCATTGTGCCCTTGAGTTGATTTGTTCGGTGGTAAGGGGTGATAGTGGTGTTTGTGACATTCAAGGGGCGAGAGATCCCAAAGTCTGCCAGTTTGCAGACAAAGTTGGCGTCGAGAAGGACATTGTCAGGCTTGAGATCACCGTGGGCAATGCCTTTTGGTTTGTTGGAGTGGAGGAAGATAAGTCCCATGCAAATGTCTGCAGCAATTCTGACGCGCATTCGCCATGAGAGTGTCTCTCTTCGGTTCTCGCACTGCAGACAGTCCTCTAGGCTTCCGTTTGACAAGAACTCGAAGACCAACACTCTGGCCTCCCTGCACGCTCCTATCAGAGTGACAAGGTTCGGATGCCTCATCCCACAGAGTGTTTCTACCTGTAATTAATACACATGAGAGGAAAAATCACATATTTAGATGCACCATTTTACTAGTGTTTCTCTAGCTGGCAGCATGTCTACTCTTAAtaatatatatgatgttttggCGGCATGCATTAAAGGAAAGGAATACTAAGAGTTAGTTACCTCATCATTGAACTCTTGATCTCCTCTTGCGCCTTCACTGTTCAGTTTCTTTATGGCTACAGTAGTATGACGAAGAAACCCCTTGTAGACGCTTCCACACCCACCTTCCCCTATCTTTTTGGAGGCATCAAAGTTGTTTGTCGCTTCTTTTATTTCCGCGTAGCTGAAATCTGTTAAGACAATGGCACTAGTACTGGTAGAGCCAAATACAAATGCACCGCTACCGTTTCTTTGGCGCATCTCTTCAGCCTGCTTAACAGCATGTTCTTTCTCGCGCTGCAACTCTTCCATTAGGGAGTTTGTCTGGAGAAGCTTGTTCTCAAGTTCTGCTCGTTGCTCACTTGCTTTCTGCAGCTCATTGTATAAATGGAGGCGTTCGTTTTCGAGTCCAACCTTTTCTCTGGTTAGTCTTTCCTCTAGCTCATTTTTCTCTCCGCGGAGTGAATTCTCCTGTGCTTTGAACTGCAAGAAAACAGTTGGCTTAGTTGTGAGACAGGTGCACCATCTAACATACACAATTCCCATGTGTTTACACAAGAAAATTGGGAAAATACAATAACATATTAGGCATGAATAATGGATGGTTGAAGGCATGTGGCAATTACAAATAGCATACCATCATAGGATTTTCAAACAGACCCCTCGCGgttttctgctgatcctcaattGCTTCTCTTTTTGAGCACTCCTGATCATCAAGGAGTAGCTGTAGTTGCCCGAACACTTCTCGTTGCACGGCGGTTTCTATCTGTAATACATATGTTTGCTTTGAATTCAATAGGTATGCCAGCATCATCCAGTAAGTATTACAACTCCGACAAAAAACAAAAGACCTGAGTTGGTCAAATAAAATCTAGATGATAGGGCAATAGCAGCAGAATTGTAAGTTTTAAATAGGTAGAATCCTGTATACCTAGTCGATCCCCACTAACTCTAATTCTCTCAACACGCAACTATGCCATCTCACCATGCCACCATGCATGCAAAAGACCCACATTACCATGCACCATGCATACTACTTATATTCAATAAATATTCTACAACTATACAATAATCAAATACTCCAtttgtaaacaaatataagactttttagatcactaaaatagtgatctaaaatgtctatttctttacagagggagtacaatatTATATGTATTTTAGTTTCAATTTTCAAATTGTTAACCCAAATACCAATCTTTCATACAACCAAATCTCTTGAAATAATTGCACACAACTAATTCACACGCGTAGCCAC
This genomic window from Aegilops tauschii subsp. strangulata cultivar AL8/78 chromosome 4, Aet v6.0, whole genome shotgun sequence contains:
- the LOC109786414 gene encoding U-box domain-containing protein 33-like; its protein translation is MYSYGASEAKQRKESHLAKIRHSRRPAPRRASLDAGARDKEATTILEGDGGRRGLYVSLEKGEVDGGGGEGRDGGGGGGGGKLYVALGKGAEDSGGDGGGRGGGKLYVAVGKDEEDGRSNLLWAARNLLAGDDKLVLLHVHQPAHRIMTGFRMVDASQLQEKDLKAYRKDEEEEMNTLLNHYLDFCRDSLKMQAEALVTEKNSTANGIVKLIEQNHISNLVMGTSSFSPDVQTKYTFVTRKNKAPNSKVAAIVHQQAKPYCQIFYICNETLACSREATQRLIKVESPQSGYTSTDSDRSEFPARSQSLPSPRQTSFFGSTDQKALQQESKQPVSYTYPLSASITDSTETILGARGRSIHTTTSKGFSLNSCQQSFRGSSLVVKDLDNMNGSLVPVSVASSKEHQHSMIETAVQREVFGQLQLLLDDQECSKREAIEDQQKTARGLFENPMMFKAQENSLRGEKNELEERLTREKVGLENERLHLYNELQKASEQRAELENKLLQTNSLMEELQREKEHAVKQAEEMRQRNGSGAFVFGSTSTSAIVLTDFSYAEIKEATNNFDASKKIGEGGCGSVYKGFLRHTTVAIKKLNSEGARGDQEFNDEVETLCGMRHPNLVTLIGACREARVLVFEFLSNGSLEDCLQCENRRETLSWRMRVRIAADICMGLIFLHSNKPKGIAHGDLKPDNVLLDANFVCKLADFGISRPLNVTNTTITPYHRTNQLKGTMGYMDPVYIASGELTAQYDVYSFGVVLMRLLTSKSPLGLPHVVEGALRKDKLQDIIDTSAGEWPPKYTKELAKLALRCCRYERKEQPDLRKEVWDVLEAMMNCPDDKRMPPKFLICPTTQEIMKDPHIAADGYTYEGAAIKCWFKMGNKMSPVTRVSFAHHELIPNNALRFAIQEWKKRQQP